CAACACTCTGAGCACGTCAACCTGCCTTGCCTTCTGCTGCTTTCATGCCCTTACAACTGCTACAAGGTCCCTATTTTACAATTACATAGGCTAGTCAAAATGGGTTGTAGACGaaataatgaaaagggctgtATTGcagcctcaataaatagacaaagatttgtagttgaacaagtcattgcatgtatAGATTATTTTTTTGacttgacttgagacttgacttgaaaACTTGTGACTCTACTCGAtttgacttgctcttagaatgtacgacttggacttgactcgagTCTTGACCCGTTATACTTGGGACTCAACTTGAGACTTGGACCTtatgacttgagacttgcttgtgagtcgaataatagtgacttggtcccacctctgtTAGCTACATTATAACCCATGTCCTTTATATGTGGGCTACATTGTGATATTGTATAAGTATTGGTTAGGCTTTAAAGTTCAGACAAATGTGTAATGCCAGAAGAAAATCTTATTCTTTACAGCATAAAGAGGAAGTTCACACAACATTCTCTCTGTGAATCACACATCATGTACAAACTACATACCGCTAAGGACTCTTTGCTCAAACAGCCATGAGCAGACAGGTAAGGAGATAAGGAGGTTGTCAATAACTGGAGTTACTCAATAACTAGAGTTTCTTACATTCATTATTATATATTATCTTTAAGCATTTGGACTGTACTACAAGTTGTGCAGCTAATTGAAGGGATTTTTACAATGATGTCAGCGGCCGCGGTCCCCAAAAATCATCCCTGACCTCTACAAAAACCAATGGGGTGCTGATTACATGAGCAACATACAATAGTACTGCTGATTAGGTAGATCAGATCTAATTATGCCATAGTACCTGTCTGGCTGCCTGCATTCAAGCCATTATCCTCAGGTGCCTTTAAATATTATGCAGACTTGCAATAATGAGCTCCAATTTCCTCTCAGTCACCAGATTGGGAAGCTGCAGACATTGCCTGAGCTGGGCTGGCAGAACAGCTTGTGGAGCTGGTGATCAAGCAGTGTGATTAAGCCCCAACTGTGagaaactctccctctctctgttcactCCAGTTTAGCTCTGTGCTGGTTGCAGTGATCAGTGTCTGTCCCATATGTTGCTGCTTCTGAGATGCATCGACTGCTATTTGATTTGAAATATACGTTTGCCAAAACACCCTAATTACTGGAAGTGTATGGTGCAAGACCAGTGCTCTGATGGAGAAATTCGAAGATAAGAAGATAAGACAAAAGGATACTGGGCGTCGTTACTGTTCTGCTTCCTGCAAGCAAGTGTAGTCTGAAGCAGAAGGAAAGCATTGCTACAACCCACATTACATCTCTTCAGTGATCTATATGAAATATGTAAACTTAGTTTAGTATCCATTTTCAACTGGAATAATTTTTGTCGGTCTTTCAGTGGCTTGAGGGATGAGTTTAGATTTTTGCATACTAGTACGTGTCAGCTGTGCATTATCGTTCTTGTACACTTCGTTGCGCTGTGGTGCATCTGCAGATAGTACCACACAGCCATACATCAAAGAAGCAAAGTTCAGTTTCATAACGAAACGTCACATCCGCTGAACGCTGCTAACAAACTCAGGTACTGTTATGTACTTCTATTTTGTTTCTATTTGGAAAGTACAAGGGACATGAAAGAACATGCATTTTAATTGAATCAATAGTCCGTTTTTGTCCTCCAAGCATCGTCGGATGTCATCACAATTAATCCTTCTTTAGCAGCCTATCAAAGCTGTCAAggcagctagctaatttagctaacgttagctagctagctaactgataTCACACATTGACAAACCAATGTTATGACCATATGACTGATGTGATATTTGTACAATTCTTCATTATTACTAAGTTGTTAAGTGCTGAGTTTATGTTTACTTTGTTTTGATTcacaaaaaatacattttttgtattttttatagtCGAGTTTgtagcaagttagctagctatcttgaaaAGGAAATGTCATATTACTGTCTTTGTTATATCACCCCTAGGTCAGACCTGCATTGGTGTGTGACTCTGCACCCATGTTGCGATTAGTCACAACGTCGCTATGCCTCCACTGTCAGCGGATTCGACGTCTCCCCCCTCTCAGGGCCTTCTCAAACCCGGGAGGCACAGCAGAGAACCAGGTGACCGTGGAAGCCCTCTATGACCTTTCTGTGGACATCCAGAAGATCCGCCAGCTCAAGGGCTGGGTCCTGCATCAGAGCCCTGCCTACGTGAGTGAGACGGCCAGCCTGCTGCGGGACATGGGGGCAGAGGGGCCCATGATTGCCCGGGTCCTGGAGCTCTACCCCGAGGCGGTCCTCTGCAGCCCGGAGCAGCAGCAGGCCCAGAGGGAGCTGTGGAGGTCCGTctgccccagagagagagacctagtGGGCATCATCGAGAAGTTCCCCGCCTCCTTCTTTACCTCCTCCAGTCACCACGCCAACCAGAGGGCCAACATCGACTACTTCCAGAGTTTACACCTGAACAAGCGCATTGTCACCAAGCTGATGGCCAGTGCCCCCCAGAGTTTCAGCTGCCCTGTGGGGCAGAACGAAGAGATGGTCCGCACCCTGCAGCAGGCCTATCTGGAGCTGGGGGGCGACGCGGCTAACATGAAGATCTGGCTGCAGAAGCTGCTCAGTCAGAACCCCTTTGTTCTCCTCAAGCCCCCGGAGGTGCTGAGGGACAACCTGCTGTTCCTCAGAGACCGGGGTTTCACCACCTCAGAGCTCCTCCGCCTCCTCTCCAAGCTCAGGGGGTTTGTCATCGAGCTCAACCCAGACTGCATGCGCCACACCCTGGCCTACTCGCAGGAGACCCTGGGCTGCTCAGAGGCCGAGCTCCGGGACATGGTCCTCAACTGCCCAGCCTTGCTCTACTACCCTGAGGTCATCCTGGCTGAACGCTTCGAGGGCCTGCTCAGAGCTGGAGTCACTATAgctcagattacacagactctGACCGTTCTGGAGCTGACCAAACAGATAGTAAGTTACCGGATCCAGAGACTGCAGTCCTATGGCTATGATGTACGGACAGGCAGCCTACAGGCCCTCAACGGCACTAAGAAGGACTTTGAGATGAGTTCTGGTAAACTGCAGCTGCGACGGGAAAGACCACTCTTCAACCCTGTTGCCCCGTTAAAGGGTGATGATTGACCTTGATTTCATGGTCTAAAATGCAGAACATTCTTATATCACCATAGGGAGGAAACTTGAATCAGGATTTTCTTTCAACTGAAGGGTATTACTGAGGTTAGGAGACAAGCTTGCCTTGAAAGTAGTCTCACGCAGCAGACAATTCCTCCCTAAGTGCATTTAGCCTGGGGATAAGGTTACCTTGAAAGAGGCAACGCTTGATTTTATCTGTGCAATATTTAAATACTATTTGGATAGTAATAATATTTGGATATTATGATGCAATGTTGAATACGTGTTAAACAGATGTTTTGCTGTGTGTGGGGAATTGCCTATGTATTGAAGCCAATATGTGTCAAAATAACCCCATCAGAACATCATAATAAAACAATTGTATTGATTATTCATGGTTTTGTGTATGAAAGGTATCATTGAAGGTACACTTTTATAAACAGTAATGAGCTCTATACACTAATTTGCTCTACAGCCAGTGTCATTGTGGATAACATGATCTCAGTGTCTCGATGGCAGCATCACTATTGTCCCCTTAAGCAAATGTTTTGtacaggatttttgttttattggCAGATAGGATTACTCTATTAGTCTTTGAAGTGCTGAAATCAAATACCAGTTAATTTCTGCCTGACAGGGAAAGCAAAATATGATTTATTTGGTTGGATTTGCAAGAGCTTTATTACCTGTGCGTATATGTCTAACACACTGTCTTGTCTGATTTGTCATGGGTATAGAACTGATATTGATCTTTTAAATGCAACTGCCAACTTGGCTTGTATTGAGAAAACTGTAGTGGAGTTAATATGTGCAGAAACAAATTTGGTCTGCTTTTCACCTGCCATACAACAAATATGAGTGGTTTTAGATTAGTGCGCACATGTTTATTTCAAGGTAAGAATCACTATGCAGCCTTGCTGAGCATATAGGCCTACCCCAAACCTTAGCtgaacatactgtactgtaagcTTGTTTTAAAGGCCTCGCTCAGTGTTTAAAGCCTGCTGGAGCCCTTGAAACATGCGCAGAGTGCTTTTTAATGGGGAGTGAGCAGCACAGCTAACGAAGTCATGACTTTATGCATCAAGGTCGCCAGCTCACTGCCAACCAACAGACTTTGGCAGCATTTGAAACAGCATGTTATTgcatatagtgaactacttttgaccagagccctagggaatagggtgccatttcagatgcttCTATAGTCTGACCAGAGGGGGGAAGAGATCCAGCTTAACAAGACTGCTTCATCATTCCCCCATAGCCTGTATTGTTAACAGCAAGTGCCTGTAGTCATGGCAAAAGCAAAATATGTACATGTTAATGAAATTGGGTTCTCCAAAGGGTATTTTTATGTGATTTGGTTCTAGTACCGAGTCATGTACAATTTCAAAACCAGACGGCTATAAGGATATGTTTGGGTTGGGGACATATTGCAGTCCCAAAAGTTCACTTTTATTTTCTACAGTCAGTTTCAATGTCAGTGACTTCTCCCTCATACGTTGTCACACCGAGTTATATTCAGTAACCTCCAAATTGGTGCCATCATTTTTAAAACTGAGTACTGACCTCTTTTGGTACTACCTTAACTTTTTTTACGAGCTCAAATACAGTATGTTTTCTGTTAAAAGGTTTGCTTCCATTTGAGTGTAATAAACAAGACCATGCGAAGTGCATAAATGCTAATTATGTCTttacttctctctttctctctccctcgctcttccctctttccctctcaatGATGATCCACTGTCACCACGTCCTGTCTGCTGCTCCACGGCGACTGTCAGTCTGAATTATCTCCTAAAGCAGGAGAGGTTAATAAGAGGGAGTATAAATTGTGCTTTTCCATTTCAATGTGACACCAGGTATTATTAGCCCGGGTTACACATTGCTTTTATGGGGCATAACTCAGGGTAAATATGAAAATAGACGACACTTGCAATTAAAATGTATGATTTTCAGCTGCAGCGATAGCATGGCAGAGTATTAAGGTGGTAAATATTCCATGTCTGAGGTCAGTAGGGCTTGGAGAATTAATGTGTGCTCAGAGACCACTGCTAAGCATCTTTCTCCTCAGCTGTTATAATACCAGGATCTCCCAGACATaatgtgcgtcccaaatgacaccctattccctatgtagtgtactacttttgaccagggcccataaggatttaggtgccatttgggacatatcaaTAATGTTCCTCAGTAAAGGTTACCCTTATGGGATACATTTCCCCATAGTAATTTCCTACAAAAGTTGTCTGAATGGATGTGGATAAGAAGTTCTTTGAAACACAATTATATAGAGGACATAAGGTCATAATCTGTCTGACAGTAATCGGTCAGTTTAAGTAAAGTTCTAAGAAACTGGTTCAAACATCACATCCTATCCACATCCATGACATTGGATAATGTTGTAGTAAGAGGGAGGGAAAACGGAAATTGGTTTCAGGGGCCATACACACTTTGTTCTCTATGTCCTGTCTTGTGTCTCCATCTAGAGGATCACTTACTCCAACACTGTATACTGGAAGATGGAGTTGAATACATTTTTACTGATGACAAGTATTCGATTAGCCATGATGACATACAATATCATGCCAAGTTGAAGAATTTAAAGGAACTGTATTTAAGTATCATTACAACTTTCATCACTACATTGGAGACATTCTTCAATAGTAAACATTTGCAAGAAATCTAATAGCTCTCCTACACCTTTCAAGGAACATAATTCAGAATAAACATTCAATAATATATATTTCCTGTATCATTTAAAGCACCAGTTGACATGAAACACTCTTTTGAAATCATCATAATTACAAGTATAAAAACCATTCCAGCCTTTGGGCAATGACTCCATACCGTAAATCGCCATATGATATGAAATATTCAGACATAAATCGTCTTAAATATCAGAGCATACGTTAGAGCAAGAGTGGCCTGGGGTGAGTCATAGCAACGTGGGCACTGTCAGGAACAACCACCTCCATCCCTGGTGCCCACTTGCGCTGACGTAGGCTCTGACTCAGAGAGAGCCATTGGTTTGGACCTTGCAGAATATTACTAATGAGGGGAGAGGATAATAGGGTATTGATTATGCATCAGACAAGGAAGGCCACTATATGAGACAGCAGTGGCTCAATCATCTGTGGCAAACGTGAAAAGCTGTCTGTATTTGACAACACCaatgtctcgcttccagacaagctaaacaccttcttcgcccgctttgaggataacacagtgccaccgacgaggcccactaccaaggactgtggcctctccttctcagtggccgacgtgagtaagacatttaagcatgttaacccctgcaaggctgccggccaagacggcatccctagccgtgtcctcagagcatgcgcagaccagctggctggtgtgtttacggacatattcaatctcttattttcccagtctgctgttcccacatgcttcaagatggccaccattgttcctgtacccaagaaagcaaaggtaactgaactaaatgactattgccctgtagcactcacctctgtcatcatgaagtgctttgagagactagtcaaggatcatatcacctctaccttacctgtcaccctagacccacttcaatttgcttaccgccccaatagatccacagacgatgcaatcgccatcacactgcacactgctctatcccatctggacaagaggaatacctatgtaagcatgctgttcattgactatagctcagcattcaacaccatagtaccctccaagcccatcattaagctcgaggccctgggtctgaaccccgccctgtgcaactgggtcctggacctcctgacgggccgcccccaggtggtgaaggtaggaaacaacatctccacttcgctgatcctcaccactggggccccacaagggtgcgttctcagccctctcctgtactccctgttcacccatgactgcgtggccaagcacgcctccaactcaatcatcaagtttgcagacgacacaacagtagtaggcttgattaccaacaatgacgagaccgcctacagggaggaggtgagggctctgggagtgtggtgccaggaaaataacctctcactcaacgtcaacaaaacaaaagagatgattgtggacttcaggaaacagcacagggtgcacccccctatccacatcaacgggactgcagtggagaaggt
The sequence above is a segment of the Coregonus clupeaformis isolate EN_2021a chromosome 19, ASM2061545v1, whole genome shotgun sequence genome. Coding sequences within it:
- the LOC121532267 gene encoding transcription termination factor 2, mitochondrial-like encodes the protein MLRLVTTSLCLHCQRIRRLPPLRAFSNPGGTAENQVTVEALYDLSVDIQKIRQLKGWVLHQSPAYVSETASLLRDMGAEGPMIARVLELYPEAVLCSPEQQQAQRELWRSVCPRERDLVGIIEKFPASFFTSSSHHANQRANIDYFQSLHLNKRIVTKLMASAPQSFSCPVGQNEEMVRTLQQAYLELGGDAANMKIWLQKLLSQNPFVLLKPPEVLRDNLLFLRDRGFTTSELLRLLSKLRGFVIELNPDCMRHTLAYSQETLGCSEAELRDMVLNCPALLYYPEVILAERFEGLLRAGVTIAQITQTLTVLELTKQIVSYRIQRLQSYGYDVRTGSLQALNGTKKDFEMSSGKLQLRRERPLFNPVAPLKGDD